TTCGCGCGCTCGCGCATCGCCTCGACGTCCGCCTCGCTGCAGGTACAGCGGTAGGCGTGGCCGTTCGCGAGCAGCTCGTCGACCGCCTCGCGGTAGCGAGCGCCGCGCTCGGACTGGCGCGGGTTCCCGGCGAACCCGGGCACCGGATCCCAGTCCAGGCCGATCCAGGCCAGCGCCTCGAGCACGAGCTTTTCGGACTCGAGCGTCGAGCGCTCGCGGTCGGTGTCCTCGATGCGCAGCAGGAAACGGCCGCCGTGGTGGCGCGCGAACGCCCAGCTGAACAGCGCCGTGCGCGCGCCGCCGATGTGGAGCGCGCCGGTCGGGCTCGGAGCGTAGCGGGTGACCACCGTCATGGGCCGGGAATCTACGCGAAGTCCCGCGCAGCCGCAGGCGCGCGTTGACAAGCCCGGAGGCGAGGCGTAATCGTCCCGGAAGCTCGTCGGACCTGCGACAAGTTCGCGTCGGGGCGGGGGATTTCCGCATGGCCGGGCTCCACATCCGGATCCAGAGCATCGACGAGACCCCGCGGCCGTTCCAACTCGTCTCCGACGCCGCTTTCTGGGAGGGCATGCGCACGGCCTTCCGGGACCGCGAGGCCGAGCTGGTCGAGCCGTTCGTGGCCGAGGTCGAGGCCTACCGCCTGGGAATGCGGCTGCTCTTTCGCGGCAGGATCACAGGCACCGGGCGGTTTCTCTGCTCCCGCTGCGGCGAGCCGATCGCGATCGCGTTCTCGGAGCCGCTGGAACTCCTGCTCGAGCCCGCGCAGAATCCCGCGTCGATTCCAGAGGGTGGAATCGAGCTGGACGCGGAGGACCTGGAGCTCGGGCGATATGCGGGTGACGAGCTAGACTTCGCCCCCGTCATTCAGGAGATCGTGGCGCTCGCCTGGCCGGTGCAGCCGCTCTGTTCGGAGGACTGCGCCGGGCTGTGTCCGATCTGCGGAGCAGTGCGGAGTCGGCAGGTCTGCTCGTGCGAGACTCGCCAAACGACTCGGCCCTTCGCCGGCCTTGGCCGGCTGCTCGAGGAATCCGGGAAGAAGGTCCGCAGGGGCACGTAGGAGATCGATTCATGGCCGTACCGAAGAAGAAGATGTCCAAGTCGCAGACCCGCCAGCGGCGCGCACACGACGCGCTCGGCGAGCCCGCGCGCTCGACCTGCTCGAAGTGCGGGGCCGTGAAGCTGCCGCACCGCGTCTGCAAGGAGTGCGGTCACTACCGCGACCGGCAGATCGTCGAGGTCGCGGCGGAGGAAGAGGTTTAGGCCTGGTCCGTCCAGGCCCGAGCTGCGCGGATGCTGGCCGTCGTCTTCCCGGGGCAAGGGTCACAGGCCATCGGCATGGCGATGGACTTCGTGCGGGCGCACGCCGAGGCGCGCGCCGCCATCGACGAAGCCGACGCGGCCTTCGGCGGCGGGCTGCGCCAGCTGCTCGAGAGCGGGCCGGAATCGGAGCTCGCCCGCACCGAGATCACGCAGCCCGCGATCCTCGCCGCGTCGATCGCGATCTGGCGCGTCGTGGAGCCGCGCCTGCCCTGCCAGCCTCTGCTCTTCGCGGGGCACAGCCTTGGTGAGTATTCGGCGCTGGTCGCTTCGGGCGGGCTTCCGCTGGCGGACGCGATCCGGCTGGTGCGACGGCGCGGGGCGCTGATGCAGGAAGCGGTTCCCGCAGGCGAGGGCGCAATGGCCGCGGTCGTGGGTCTGGACCCGGCCGAGGTCGCGCGGATCTGCGCCGAGGTGGACGGCGTGGTCGCGCCCGCGAACTTCAATTCCCCGGTCCAGACCGTGATCGCGGGCCGACACGCGGCGGTGTCGACGGCCTGCGAGCGAATGACGGCCGCCGGTGCCAAGCGGGTGGTCGCGCTCGACGTCTCGGCGCCATTCCACTGCGAGCTGATGGCGCCCGCGATGGAGAAGCTCGCGCCCGAGCTCGAGGCCGCGCGCTTCTCCGCGCTGCGGATTCCGGTGGTCTCCAACGTCGATGCCGAGCCCTACGCGGACGCGGCGACCGCGCGCTCGAGGCTTCGCGAGCAGGTCTGCGCGCCGGTGCGCTGGGTCGATTGCGTGAAGCGGCTGATGTCCGCCGGTGCGAAGCTCGAACTCGAGGTCGGTCCGGGAAAGGTGCTCTCGGGGCTCGCCGCGAAGATCGACCGCAGCTTCGCGCGCGCGAACGTGGAGAAGCTCGAGGATCTCGATCCGGCGCTCGCGCGCGCTGCTGAGGCCTGCGCATGACCGATCTCTCGCTCGCCGGCAGGGTCGCGCTCGTGACCGGCGGCTCGCGCGGCATCGGCCGCGCGATCGCGAGCGAGCTCGCGCGCGCCGGCGCGATCGTCGAGTTCACCTACGTTTCGAATCCGGCCGCCGCGGCCGAGACCGAGAAGGCGATCGCCGAGGCAGGCGGCCGCGCCCGCGGGAGCCTCTGCGACGTCTCGAACCACGAGGCCGTCGAGGCGCTCGTGGCGAAGGTCGTGCAGGAGCACGATCGCCTCGACATCGCGGTCAACAACGCGGGCATCACGCGCGATCAGCTGATCCTGCGCATGAAGCCGGAGGACTTCGACGCGGTGCTGGCCACGAATCTGCGCGGCGCGTGGAGCGTGTGTCGCGCGGTGGTGCGGCCGATGATGAAGCGCAGGGCCGGCCGGATCATCAATCTCTCGTCGGTGGTCGCCGAGATGGGCAACGCCGGCCAGACCAACTACGCCGCGAGCAAGGGCGGGCTCGAGGCGCTCACGCGCTCGCTCGCGCGCGAGATCGGCAGCCGTGCGATCACCGTGAACGCGGTGGCTCCGGGCTTCATCGAAACCGACATGACGAGCGAGCTTTCCGAGCAGGTGCGGTCCGCGCTGCTGGAACGCATTCCGCTCGGCCGGCTCGGCTCGGTCGCCGAGATCGCCGCCGTCGTCCACTTCCTGGCGAGTGACGCGGCGGCCTACATCACCGGCCAGGTAATCCACGTGAACGGGGGGCTGGACTGATATGGCGGTCGAGGACAAGATCCGGGAGATCATCATCGAGCAGCTCGGCGTCGCCGCCGAGGAGGTCGTTCCCGAGGCGTCGTTCATCGACGATCTCGGCGCCGACTCGCTCGACATCGTCGAGCTGGTGATGGCGATCGAGGAGGAGTTCGGGCTCGAGATCCCGGACGAGGACGCCGAGCGCATGCAGAACATCGGCGACGCGATCAGCTACGTGGAGGAGCGCACGGCGGAGCGGGACGACTAGGCCGATGCCGCGCCTCACCTCGCGCACGATCGATCTGAACCGCGTGGTGATCACGGGGATGGGAACGCTGAATCCGCTCGGAAACGACGTTCCGACCAGCTGGAGCGCGCTTCTGAAGGGCGTATCCGGCATCCGCCCGCTCGAGGGCTTCCAGGTCGACGACCTGGCCGTCCGCTTCGGCGGGCAGATCCGCGGCTTCGATCCCGAGAGCGTGCTCGAGAAGAAGGACGCGCGCCGATACGACCCGTTCCTGCAGTTCTCGATGGCGGCCGCCGTCGAGGCGATGACCGACTCGGGCTGGGTGGTGCCACCCGAGCGCTGCGAGCGGACCGGCGTGCTGATCGGCTCGGGAATCGCGGGGCTCGCGACCATGCTCGAGGACTGCGAGACGCTGGTGACGCGCGGCCCGCGCCGGGTCTCGCCGTTCTTCGTGCCCTACACGATCGCGAACATGGCCTCGGGCATCGTCTCGATGCGCTACGGCGCGCGCGGCCCGAACACATGCGTGGTCACGGCCTGCACCACGGGCACGCACGCGATCGGCGACGCCTTCCGGATCATCCAGCGCGGCGAGGCGGACGTGATGATCGCGGGCGGCGTCGAGGCGCCGGTGAATCGGCTCGGACTCGCGGGCTTCGCGAGCATGCGCGCGCTCTCGACACGAAACGACGATCCGCAGCGCGCCAGCCGCCCGTTCGACCGCGGCCGGGACGGCTTCGTGATCGCCGAGGCGGCGGGCGTCGTCGTGCTCGAGAGCCTTGCGCACGCGCTCGCGCGCGGCGCGCGGATCCACGCCGAGGTCGTCGGCTACGGAATGTCCGGAGACGCGAACCACATGACCGCGCCGCCCGAAGACGGGATCGGCGCGCAGCTCTCGATGCGAGCGGCGCTTCGCGACGCGGGGCTTCGGCCCGAGGACGTCGCGTACGTGAACGCGCACGGCACCAGCACCGAGCTGAACGACAAGATCGAGAGCCACGCGATCCGGCAGGTCTTCGGAGCTCACGCGGCAAAGCTCGCGGTATCCTCGACGAAGTCGATGACCGGACACGCGCTCGGAGGAGCAGGCGGAATCGAGGCGATCTTCTGCGCGCTGACCGTGGCGCAGGGCAAGATCCCGCCGACGATCAACTACACCGACCCCGACCCCGAGTGCGATCTCGACTACGTGCCCAACGTCATGCGCGAGGCTCCGGTGCGCGTGGCGATCTCGAACTCGTTCGGCTTCGGCGGGACGAACGGCACGCTCGCGATCGCGCGCTGGGACGCGGAGCCGTAGGGGGAAACGTGAAGCTTCTGCATTCGGATCCGGAGATCGCCGCGGTGATCGCGCGCGAGGTGGAGCGCCAGCAGTCGGGGATCGAGCTGATCGCGAGCGAGAACTTCACCTCGCCCGCGGTGCTCGAGGCGATGGGCACCGCGCTCACCAACAAGTACGCCGAGGGCTACCCGGGCAAGCGCTACTACGGCGGCTGCGAGTTCGTGGACGAGGCCGAGTCGATCGCGATCGAGCGCGCCAAGCGCCTGTTCGGATCCGAGCACGCGAACGTCCAGCCGCACTCCGGCTCGAACGCGAACATGGCGGCGTACTTCGCGCTGCTCGAGCCCGGCGACCGGATCCTGGGCATGGAGCTCTCGCACGGCGGGCACCTCACGCACGGCTCGCCGGTGAACTTCTCGGGCCGCTTCTTCGAGTTCGTGCGCTACGGCGTCGTGGGCGCGGACCAGCGCATCGACTACGACCAGGTGCGGCGGCTCGCGCGCGAGCACCGGCCCAAGCTGATCCAGACCGGCTACAGCGCCTACTCGCGCACGATCGACTTCGCGGCCTTCGGCGCGATCGCGCGCGAGGTCGGCGCGGTGCTCTTCGCGGACATCGCGCACATCGCGGGGCTGGTCGCGGCGGGCGTGCACCCCTCGCCGGTCGGACACGCCGGGGTCGTCGCGACGACCACGCACAAGACGCTTCGCGGCCCGCGTGGCGGCATGGTCCTGTGCGATCGCGGCCATGCCGAGGCGATCGACAAGGCCGTCTTCCCGCAGACGCAGGGCGGCCCGCTCGAGCACGTGATCGCGGCCAAGGCGGTGGCCTTCGCCGAGGCGCTGCGCCCGGAGTTCAAGGACTACGCCGCGCAGATCGTGCGCAATGCGCAGGCGCTCGCCGAAGCGCTGCTCGCGCGCGGCTTCACGCTGGTCTCGGGCGGCACCGACAACCATCTCTTCGTGATCGACTTCAGCGAGCGCAACATCACCGGCAAGAAGGCGCAGGACGCGCTGGACCGCGCGGGCATCACGACCTCGAAGAGCACGGTGCCGGGCGAGAAGCGCTCGCCCTGGATCACCAGCGGCCTCCGGGTCGGCACGCCCGCGGTCACCACGCGAGGCATGCGCGAGCCGGAGATGCGCGAGATCGGCGGCTGGATCGCCGACGTGCTCGAGCGGCCCGAGGACGAGGCGCTCGCCGCGCGGATCCTCGGGCGCGTGGCGGAGCTCGGGCGGCGCTTCCCGCTGCCGTACCAGCCGCCGGCCTGACGGGACGAGGGGCCGATGCGTTGCCCGTTCTGTGATCACCCCGACACCAAGGTGATCGACGCCCGGAACCAGCGCGACACGCCGGTGAAGCGGCGCCGCCGCGAGTGCTCCGAGTGCCAGCGCCGCTTCACGACCTACGAGCGCATCGAGGATCTGCTGCCGATGGTGGTGAAGACCGATGGCCGCCGCGAGCTCTTCGACCGCCTGAAGATCATCACGGGAATGCAGAAGGCGTGTCAGAAGCGGCCCGTCTCGGCCGACGCGATCGAGCAGGCGGTGGTCCGGATCGAGCGTTTCGTGCTCGATTCGGGCGAGCGCGAGATCCCGAGCACGAAGATCGGCGACGAGGTGCAGGCGGAGCTGCGCGTGCTCGACCCGGTGGCCTGGCTGCGCTTCATGTCGGTGTACCTGAACTTCCGCACCATCGAGGACTTCCGCAGGGCGATGGGCGAGCTCAATCCCGAGGACGGCAATTAGCGCCGATGCGGACGAGCGCTTCATGCGCGAGGCGCTCGCGGTCGCCGCGCGCGCGCGCCTGCGAACCGCGCCCAATCCGACGGTAGGGGCGCTCGTGGTCCGGGGCGGCCGCGTGATCGCGCGGGGCGCGACGCGGGGCCTCGAGGCGCATGCGGAGGCGATCGCGCTCGCCCGCGCAGGCTCCGCCGCGCGCGGCGCCACGCTCTACGTCACGCTCGAGCCGTGCGCGCACTGGGGGCGCACACCGCCGTGTGTCGAGGCCGTGATCGCGGCACGCCCCAGGCGAGTCGTGATCGGGCTGGTCGATCCCGATCCGCGCACGCGCGGCGCGAGCATCCGGGCGCTGGCGCGCGCCGGAATCGACGTGAGCGCCGGCGTACTCGCCGACGCGTGCGCGCGCCACCACGAGGGCTTCGTCTCGCGCGTGCTTCGCGGCCGACCCTTCACGAGCCTGAAGCTCGCCGCGAGCCTGGACGGTCGGATCGCGACCGCGAGCGGCGAGTCGCGCTGGATCAGCTCCGGGGCCTCGCGCGCCCTCGTGCAGCGCCTGCGCGCGCGCACCGACGCGATCGTGGTCGGCTCGGAAACACTCCTGGCCGACGACCCGGAGCTCGCCGCGCGGCGGGCAGGGGGCGTGGTCCACCGCCCGCTTCGGGTGGTCGTCGACTCGCGCCTTCGCACGCCGCCGCAGGCGCGCATCTTGGACGTGGAGCGGCCGGAGAGCGCCTGGATCCTCTGCGCTCGCGATGCGCCGGCTCGCCGGCGCGCACGGCTCGAACGCGCCGGAGCACGTACGATCGACGTGCGCCGGAGCGGCGGCCACCTCGACCTCGGTGCTGCCTGGCGGGAGCTCGGCCGGCTCGGCGTGAACGAGTGCCTGGTCGAGGGCGGCGGAGGACTCGCGGCCGCGCTGCTTCGCGCCGGGCTGGTCGACCGTATGCATTTCTTTCTCGCTCCGTTACTTATTGGGGCCGACGGCCGCGCGGTGCTGGCCGGCCTGGGGGTCGGCCGGCTCTCCGAGGCGCTGCGCCCGAAGCGCTTCAGCGCGCGCCGAGTCGGGCCGGATCTCTACTGCCTCGCGGAGTGGTAGAAAGGCCATGATGCAAACGCTCGAGACACGCCTGGATGGACGCGGCGTCCGCGTCGGCGTGATCGTCGCGCGCTTCAACCACCTGATCACCTTGCGCCTGCTCGAGGGCTGCCTGGCGCGGCTCGCCGAGCTCGGCAGCGATGGCGTCGACGTGCTCTGGGTGCCCGGCGCGTTCGAGATCCCATGGACCGCGCAGCGCGCCGCGCGCAGCGGACGCTACGACGCTCTGGTTGCGATCGGCGTGGTCGTGAGGGGCGACACACCCCATTTCGAGTACGTCTGCCAGGGTGTGACCGACGGCGTCGGCCGGGTCGCGCTCTCCGAGAACGTGCCGATCGCGTTCTGCGTCCTCACCACCGAGACGGTCGAGCAGGCGCTCGTGCGCGCGGTGAAGCCCGGCGAAGCCGGCTGCAACAAGGGCGCGGAAGCGGCCGAGGTCGCGGTCGAGCTGGTGAGCCTGGGTCGAGCGCTGGGCGGAAGGAGCTAGGCGTGGGCACGCACGGTCCGCGGCGCATGGCGCGCGAGGCAGCCCTGCAGGTGCTCTTCGCGGCCGACCACGTCCACCCGGAGCTCGAAGTCGAGGCCGCGCGAAGCGCGTTCGAGGAGGTCTGCGAGGAGTTCAAGCTGCCGCGTCGCACGCACGTGCGCGCGCTCGAGCTGGCCGTCGGCGTCGCGCGCAACCGAAAGGACATCGACCTGGCGATCGGCCGCGCGAGCGAGAATTGGAAGGTCGAGCGCCTGGCCGCCGTCGACCGCGCCGTGCTGCGCATCGCGACCTACGAGCTGCTCCACGAGCCCGAGACTCCGCCGGAGGTCGTGATCGACGAGGCGGTCGAGATCGCGCGCCGCTTCGGCGGCGAGCGCTCGCCGGCGTTCGTGAACGGCGTGCTCGACGTGATCGCGCGGCAGGTTCACGGCGCGCGAGAGTCGCGCGCGTGAGTCGGCTGGAGCTCTCGCTCTTTCCCGGCTCGGTCGCCGAGGCGCCCGCGAACACGATCCTGGCTCTGGTCCCGGAGGACGAGCGCCCGCTTCGCGGCGACGCCGGCCTGGTCGACTGGCGCCTCTGCGGGCTGATCTCGAAGCACCTCCGGAGCGGCTACGTCACCGGTCAGCTCGGCGAGGCCGTTCTGCTTCCCGGCGATCGACCGCTCTCACCCGCGCGAATTCTGCTCGTCGGCGCCGGCGCGCAGACCGCGCGCGGCGGCCGCCCGGTGCTCCGCGCGATGCGCAGCGCCGCGGCGAAGCTGCTGATGATGCGCAGCCCGGTGGCGCTGCTGGCGTGTCCGGGCTCCGTCGACTTCTGCCAGGAGGCCGTGCCCCTGCTTCGAGGCCTCGTCCACGGACTGGCCGAGAACCAGACCGAGGCGGGGCTGCACCTGGTGCTTCCGCAGGGTGCGAGCAAGGAACGGGCGCTTCTGGCGGCGCTCTCGGAGGTGGTGCCCGGTGCGCACAGCTGGGGTATCTCGGTGAACGTCTCGTGGGTCGACGTGGATGGCGAGGAGCTGCCGATTCCGCAGCGGGCGTAAGGTCGCCGCCCGTCCGATCCGATCGATAGTCGGGGATGAGCCTTGCCGGGAATCTCTCCGATCTGAGCCTGCCCGAGCTGCTGCAGGTGATCGCCATGTCTCGCAAGACAGGGGCGCTGGAGATTTGCTCCGAGCGCGGCGGCGTGGCGTGGCTGGGCGTGCGCTCCGGCAGCATCGTGCGGGTGGCGCTCGGCTCGGGGGATCTCGAGCGCGAGCCCATCCTGAAGCGAGCCGGTCTGGCGCAGGATGCGCCTTCGGATCTCGTGGAGGCGGCGCTCTGGGAGGCGGCCGTCCACGCGACCCTGCGCATCTTCGAATGGACCGATGGTGACTTCACGTTCGAGCCGCTCGCCGACCCCACGCTTTCGTGGCGCGGGCCGGCGGGCGTGATCCTGCGCAGCCCCCTCTCCTCCGATTTCCTCGCGCTCGAGGGCGCGAGGCTCGAGGACGAGAGCTCGAGCGCAGCGGCGAGCGCACGCGAGCTCGAGCGCGCGACACCTCCCGAGGCGGTCTGCTCGCCGGTCTCGGCGCCGACTGCGCGCCCGTCCTCGCTGATCTGTGTCGATGCCGAGCTTCCCGTGCTCGAACGCCTGAAGCGCGGCCTGCAATCCGACGGCACGCGCATCCACATCTTTCAGAGCGCGGCGGACGCGCTGAAGCGCTTCAAGCAGTATCTCGCCAGCGGAGAGACGCCCGCTCTGATCGTCGGAAGCATGATCGACGATCCGTTCGAGGCGCACCGAGGGCTGGGCTGGCGGCGCTTCGCCGGACGGGTGCTCGGCATCGCCCCGCGGGCGCGCGTGATCATCGTCGCGCGGTCGGGCGAGCGCGTCGCTGCGCCCGGCTTTGCGGTCGTGGCCCGCCCCGCTCCCCAGGGTGCCAGCGAGCGCGACCAGCAGAGGTTCCTGGAGGAAGTCGAGAGCGCGCTCACCGGCCGTGCGTAAAGCGCCTCGGCTCCGCGTCCGATAGGTGCGGCGTATTCGCTTGGGACTTGCGCACCGAGGAGTCGCGCTTGATCGCAGCCTGCCCCCAGTGTCAGACACGTTTCCGACTCGCGCGGGAGAAGCTCGGCCCGCAGGGCGCGCGCATCCGCTGCAGCCAGTGCCAGACGGTGTTCCGCGTCCAGGCGCCCGATGCGGCAGGACCGCTCACCCCCGCCGAGTCCCGGCCGAGTCCGGTCGCTGCGCCGGCCGCGCCCGCGCCGGCGGCACCACCTGCGCCCCCGAAACCGCAGCCCCCGATCGCGCACGCGCTGATCGCGGAGCCGGATGCGGAGCTCGCGAAAGGCATCGCCGATCTCTGCGCGCGCTGGCGCATC
This is a stretch of genomic DNA from Deltaproteobacteria bacterium. It encodes these proteins:
- the nusB gene encoding transcription antitermination factor NusB is translated as MGTHGPRRMAREAALQVLFAADHVHPELEVEAARSAFEEVCEEFKLPRRTHVRALELAVGVARNRKDIDLAIGRASENWKVERLAAVDRAVLRIATYELLHEPETPPEVVIDEAVEIARRFGGERSPAFVNGVLDVIARQVHGARESRA
- a CDS encoding 50S ribosomal protein L32, producing the protein MAVPKKKMSKSQTRQRRAHDALGEPARSTCSKCGAVKLPHRVCKECGHYRDRQIVEVAAEEEV
- the nrdR gene encoding transcriptional repressor NrdR — encoded protein: MRCPFCDHPDTKVIDARNQRDTPVKRRRRECSECQRRFTTYERIEDLLPMVVKTDGRRELFDRLKIITGMQKACQKRPVSADAIEQAVVRIERFVLDSGEREIPSTKIGDEVQAELRVLDPVAWLRFMSVYLNFRTIEDFRRAMGELNPEDGN
- a CDS encoding serine hydroxymethyltransferase; its protein translation is MKLLHSDPEIAAVIAREVERQQSGIELIASENFTSPAVLEAMGTALTNKYAEGYPGKRYYGGCEFVDEAESIAIERAKRLFGSEHANVQPHSGSNANMAAYFALLEPGDRILGMELSHGGHLTHGSPVNFSGRFFEFVRYGVVGADQRIDYDQVRRLAREHRPKLIQTGYSAYSRTIDFAAFGAIAREVGAVLFADIAHIAGLVAAGVHPSPVGHAGVVATTTHKTLRGPRGGMVLCDRGHAEAIDKAVFPQTQGGPLEHVIAAKAVAFAEALRPEFKDYAAQIVRNAQALAEALLARGFTLVSGGTDNHLFVIDFSERNITGKKAQDALDRAGITTSKSTVPGEKRSPWITSGLRVGTPAVTTRGMREPEMREIGGWIADVLERPEDEALAARILGRVAELGRRFPLPYQPPA
- the fabF gene encoding beta-ketoacyl-ACP synthase II, whose protein sequence is MNRVVITGMGTLNPLGNDVPTSWSALLKGVSGIRPLEGFQVDDLAVRFGGQIRGFDPESVLEKKDARRYDPFLQFSMAAAVEAMTDSGWVVPPERCERTGVLIGSGIAGLATMLEDCETLVTRGPRRVSPFFVPYTIANMASGIVSMRYGARGPNTCVVTACTTGTHAIGDAFRIIQRGEADVMIAGGVEAPVNRLGLAGFASMRALSTRNDDPQRASRPFDRGRDGFVIAEAAGVVVLESLAHALARGARIHAEVVGYGMSGDANHMTAPPEDGIGAQLSMRAALRDAGLRPEDVAYVNAHGTSTELNDKIESHAIRQVFGAHAAKLAVSSTKSMTGHALGGAGGIEAIFCALTVAQGKIPPTINYTDPDPECDLDYVPNVMREAPVRVAISNSFGFGGTNGTLAIARWDAEP
- a CDS encoding DUF177 domain-containing protein — encoded protein: MAGLHIRIQSIDETPRPFQLVSDAAFWEGMRTAFRDREAELVEPFVAEVEAYRLGMRLLFRGRITGTGRFLCSRCGEPIAIAFSEPLELLLEPAQNPASIPEGGIELDAEDLELGRYAGDELDFAPVIQEIVALAWPVQPLCSEDCAGLCPICGAVRSRQVCSCETRQTTRPFAGLGRLLEESGKKVRRGT
- a CDS encoding 6,7-dimethyl-8-ribityllumazine synthase; this translates as MQTLETRLDGRGVRVGVIVARFNHLITLRLLEGCLARLAELGSDGVDVLWVPGAFEIPWTAQRAARSGRYDALVAIGVVVRGDTPHFEYVCQGVTDGVGRVALSENVPIAFCVLTTETVEQALVRAVKPGEAGCNKGAEAAEVAVELVSLGRALGGRS
- a CDS encoding acyl carrier protein, with protein sequence MAVEDKIREIIIEQLGVAAEEVVPEASFIDDLGADSLDIVELVMAIEEEFGLEIPDEDAERMQNIGDAISYVEERTAERDD
- a CDS encoding DUF4388 domain-containing protein produces the protein MSLAGNLSDLSLPELLQVIAMSRKTGALEICSERGGVAWLGVRSGSIVRVALGSGDLEREPILKRAGLAQDAPSDLVEAALWEAAVHATLRIFEWTDGDFTFEPLADPTLSWRGPAGVILRSPLSSDFLALEGARLEDESSSAAASARELERATPPEAVCSPVSAPTARPSSLICVDAELPVLERLKRGLQSDGTRIHIFQSAADALKRFKQYLASGETPALIVGSMIDDPFEAHRGLGWRRFAGRVLGIAPRARVIIVARSGERVAAPGFAVVARPAPQGASERDQQRFLEEVESALTGRA
- the fabD gene encoding ACP S-malonyltransferase; translated protein: MLAVVFPGQGSQAIGMAMDFVRAHAEARAAIDEADAAFGGGLRQLLESGPESELARTEITQPAILAASIAIWRVVEPRLPCQPLLFAGHSLGEYSALVASGGLPLADAIRLVRRRGALMQEAVPAGEGAMAAVVGLDPAEVARICAEVDGVVAPANFNSPVQTVIAGRHAAVSTACERMTAAGAKRVVALDVSAPFHCELMAPAMEKLAPELEAARFSALRIPVVSNVDAEPYADAATARSRLREQVCAPVRWVDCVKRLMSAGAKLELEVGPGKVLSGLAAKIDRSFARANVEKLEDLDPALARAAEACA
- the ribD gene encoding bifunctional diaminohydroxyphosphoribosylaminopyrimidine deaminase/5-amino-6-(5-phosphoribosylamino)uracil reductase RibD, translating into MREALAVAARARLRTAPNPTVGALVVRGGRVIARGATRGLEAHAEAIALARAGSAARGATLYVTLEPCAHWGRTPPCVEAVIAARPRRVVIGLVDPDPRTRGASIRALARAGIDVSAGVLADACARHHEGFVSRVLRGRPFTSLKLAASLDGRIATASGESRWISSGASRALVQRLRARTDAIVVGSETLLADDPELAARRAGGVVHRPLRVVVDSRLRTPPQARILDVERPESAWILCARDAPARRRARLERAGARTIDVRRSGGHLDLGAAWRELGRLGVNECLVEGGGGLAAALLRAGLVDRMHFFLAPLLIGADGRAVLAGLGVGRLSEALRPKRFSARRVGPDLYCLAEW
- the fabG gene encoding 3-oxoacyl-ACP reductase FabG produces the protein MTDLSLAGRVALVTGGSRGIGRAIASELARAGAIVEFTYVSNPAAAAETEKAIAEAGGRARGSLCDVSNHEAVEALVAKVVQEHDRLDIAVNNAGITRDQLILRMKPEDFDAVLATNLRGAWSVCRAVVRPMMKRRAGRIINLSSVVAEMGNAGQTNYAASKGGLEALTRSLAREIGSRAITVNAVAPGFIETDMTSELSEQVRSALLERIPLGRLGSVAEIAAVVHFLASDAAAYITGQVIHVNGGLD